GACCCTCTCGCCCGACGTCTCGGCGTTGCTCGCGATGATGAAGACGACGACGTCCGCGTGCAAGGCGCCCGCCGCCGGCCACACCAAGTGGGTCCACGGCGACACCTTCAACGACGCCTTCACGACGGCCCTCCCCCCCAACATGATCTCCGGCGACGGCTCGTCCCCGCCCCTCGACTCGGATTACGTCTCGATCGACGAGGACGACGGCGGCCCGACCTACTCCCTCGTCACCGCCCGCAGCCACCACCCCGGCGGCGTCCAGGCCCTCATGGGCGACGGCGGCGTCCACTTCTTCAAGTCCACCATCCAGGTGAACGTCTGGCGGGCGCTCGGCACCGTCAACGGCGGCGAGGTCGTCTCGTCGGACGCTTATTGATGTGACCGGGAACAGAGAGGCAGCACGGCGGCGGTCGAGAGTCTTCCCTCCTCGCTGAGGGAAGACTTCGGAGTATCGACGTTCAATTCGATGGGTCACTTACGAAAACGTAGGTACTTGCCCCCAGGAAAGCCGACCCTACCATACCCGTCGTTCGGGCCACATATCACGACGGGAGGACGGTCGCATGGCGAGGCTCAAGGACAAGGTGGCGGTGATCACGGGGGCGACGTCGGGCATGGCGCTCGCGACGGCCAGGTTGTTCGTGGAGGAGGGTGCTTACGTCTTCATCACCGGCCGGCGTCAGAAGAACCTGGACGAGGCGGTGAAGGCGATCGGCCGCAACGTGACCGGCGTGCAGGGGGACGCGAGCAAGCTCGCGGATCTCGACCGGTTGTTTGAGACGGTCAAGAAGGAGAAGGGGCGGATCGACGTCCTCTTCGCCAGCGCCGGGATGGGGGATTTCGCCCCCATCGGCGAGGTGACCGAGGAGCAGTTCGACAAGATCTTCGGGCTGAACGTCCGGGGGACGCTCTTCACCGTGCAGAAGGCGCTGCCGCTCTTCAACGACGGCGGGTCGATCATCATGAACGGGTCGATCGCCGGCTCGATGGGCTTCCCGGCCTTCGGCGTCTACAGCGCCAGCAAGGCGGCGCTCCGCTCGTTCGCCCGGACGTGGACGCTCGACCTGAAGTCGCGCGGCATCCGCGTCAACGTCCTGAGCCCCGGCACGATCGACACGCCGATCCTCGAAGGCGTCCCCAAGGAGGCGCTCGACGATTTCGTGCAGCTCATCCCTCGCGGTTCGATGGGCCGCCCCGAGGAGATCGCCACCGCCGCGCTCTTCCTGGCTTCGAGCGACTCCAGCTTCGTCACCGGCAGCGAACTCTTCGTCGACGGCGGCGTCGCCCAGGTCTGATCGCGAAGGCCCGATCAAGCCTTCCTTCTCCCACCAGTGGCTGGAGTAGAGACCACAACGGCCTTCCCCCCTGGAGGGGGAAGGTGGCCCGAAGGGCCGGATGAGGGGGACGACCGCCGTCGGACGTGCGTTCGACGGGTCATTTTCGATCCGCCGCTGGTCGTCCCCCTCATCTGACCGCTGCGCGGTCTGTCTTCCCCCGCGAGGGGGGAAGACCGTCGGATCGCCGCCGCCGAAATACAGCTTCGGCTTCTTCAGGTTTTCTCAACGGGGCGCCACCAGGCGATAAGGGCGTCGTCGACAGACTTCCTCAGCGTACGTCGGCGGGGTTGACCTCGTAATCGGTGAGCGTCCGCGGGGGCGTCGACGCTCGCAGCGCGTTCAGGACGGCGAGGACGTCGATGACCTCCTGGGAGATCGCGCCGGCCACTGGCGGCAGATATCCGGCGGCGGCGACGCCCATGCCGATGAGGCTCAGGGCCATGCCGCCGACGGCGCTCTGGAGGGCGATCGCCCGCATCCGCTTGCCGATGTGCAGCAGTTCGTCCACGCGTTCCAGCGAGCTTTCCAGGACGACGGCCCCGGCGGCCTCGGCGGCGACGTCGCTCCCCGGCCCGAAGGCGATCCCCACCGTCGCGGCGGTCAGGGCCGGGGCGTCGTTGATCCCGTCGCCCATGAAGAGGGTCTCGGCGCGCCGGGTGATCTCGCGGACAAGCTCCAGCTTCTGCTCCGGGCTGCAATCGGCGTGGACCTCGTCGATGCCGACCTTCTCCGCGAGCCGGCGGGCCTCGCTCTCGCGATCGCCCGAGACCAGAAGGACGCGCCGGAATCCGTGCCTCGGCTTCAGGTGGCTGATGAAGCTGCCGCCTTCCGCCCGGGGCTCGTCGAGAAAGCGGAACGTCGCCGCGTAGCGGCCGTCGATCAGCGCGACGCACTCCAAGCCCCCGGCGGGGGGCGGCAGCAACGCCGCCGCTTCCGGCGACGTGGCGGCGAGCTTCTTCCGCCCCGTTACACGGACCGACCGCCCAAGGATCTCGCCGACGAGCCCCTCTCCGGGCCGTTCGGCGACCCGGACGG
This DNA window, taken from Paludisphaera rhizosphaerae, encodes the following:
- a CDS encoding SDR family NAD(P)-dependent oxidoreductase, whose translation is MARLKDKVAVITGATSGMALATARLFVEEGAYVFITGRRQKNLDEAVKAIGRNVTGVQGDASKLADLDRLFETVKKEKGRIDVLFASAGMGDFAPIGEVTEEQFDKIFGLNVRGTLFTVQKALPLFNDGGSIIMNGSIAGSMGFPAFGVYSASKAALRSFARTWTLDLKSRGIRVNVLSPGTIDTPILEGVPKEALDDFVQLIPRGSMGRPEEIATAALFLASSDSSFVTGSELFVDGGVAQV